Proteins from a single region of Desulfobacter postgatei 2ac9:
- a CDS encoding UPF0182 family protein produces the protein MTKTKMLKIKKWMAFIIGLLGILAILIAAVKFIFIDFFVDLWWFQGQGMTSYYLLRLLYPYLILIFFTILFFAIFYVNFRVASHIIGFEDKPEGYKEKKWLKYLNHALRDMYILLSFVMALIVAIPIFRNWEKSLLFLFGSRSGVLDPLFGKEISFYLFSLPIYHLLQKEVLIVVALMLAGVLFIYWYERAATPIEHRIRSHKAHWHTSILVISIFTVLCWGFMLERYDLLYETANLPIFKGPGFVEMTVILPFIWVTVLSLMLTGIFLVLKIHRCVGWKMPIIFFLISVIAFLGKDVDTFGDTVRKYIVLPNQMVRDRDYIKANVDSTLAAYGLDKVETRDFEMNSAASFDADDPDTLRRLRNVPVWDRDILGSVFEELQGIRTYYSFPSIDVDRYWVNGEYRQVYLGAREINNSKLPEVAQNWINTHLQYTHGQGVAMIPAAQAGDEPMTWFIKDIPPQSQFGLSSDQTDIYYGLEDKPYAIVPNSVGEIGSPAGESENIVHYNGRGGIAVNSLLRKILLAYYFKDRDIFFTTKTNNQSRILFRRNITERILHITPFFKLDQDPYIVHTPKGLFWIQDAYTTASNYPIASPYKAEGFNYIRNAVKIVVDAYNGNVSYYEADPSDPIINAYRKMYPGMFKPISEMPAFLKQHIRYPRDIFTIQMSIYATYHQTNPERFFRQEDKWMFSKIAIGQEFFPAVPYYLTLDLLEPGKDEFFLFLPLSPFGRDNLRALMFAGNDLENYGKIYAYRFPRNQQVYGPAQVHSLVNQDTVISEQFSLWDQQGSELLFGKMIIEPTGGAPLYIQPVYLQEEGPLKIPQIKRLIMSLGEAVVMAPSLEEAAVKLEYELRRKSDRFEKKVPISPPIQIETIPADDIKKEEETKPDH, from the coding sequence ATGACTAAAACAAAAATGCTTAAAATAAAAAAGTGGATGGCATTCATAATTGGCTTGCTTGGGATACTTGCTATCCTTATCGCTGCTGTTAAATTTATATTCATAGATTTTTTTGTGGACTTGTGGTGGTTTCAAGGCCAAGGAATGACATCATATTATCTTCTGAGGCTACTTTATCCATACCTTATACTTATATTTTTCACGATCCTGTTTTTTGCAATCTTCTATGTCAACTTCAGGGTTGCTTCCCATATTATTGGATTTGAAGACAAACCCGAGGGTTACAAAGAAAAAAAATGGTTAAAGTATCTCAACCATGCCTTGCGAGACATGTATATTCTTCTTTCTTTTGTGATGGCTTTGATAGTTGCCATACCGATTTTCAGAAATTGGGAAAAGTCACTGCTGTTTCTCTTCGGCAGTCGTAGTGGTGTGTTGGATCCTCTGTTCGGAAAGGAGATCAGTTTTTACCTTTTTTCTCTTCCGATCTATCATTTGCTCCAAAAAGAAGTTCTTATAGTCGTTGCACTGATGCTCGCAGGTGTTCTGTTTATTTACTGGTACGAGAGGGCGGCAACACCCATAGAACACCGTATAAGATCACATAAAGCACATTGGCACACCAGTATTCTGGTGATATCTATTTTTACGGTTTTATGCTGGGGCTTTATGTTGGAGCGTTACGATCTGTTGTATGAAACAGCCAATCTTCCTATTTTCAAAGGTCCCGGCTTTGTAGAGATGACTGTTATACTTCCCTTTATATGGGTTACAGTGCTGTCCCTGATGTTAACGGGTATTTTCCTGGTACTCAAAATTCACAGGTGCGTGGGGTGGAAAATGCCCATTATCTTTTTTTTGATTTCCGTTATTGCATTCTTAGGAAAAGATGTTGATACATTTGGAGATACCGTTCGAAAATATATCGTGTTGCCAAACCAAATGGTTCGGGATAGGGACTACATTAAGGCAAATGTTGACTCTACACTTGCGGCCTACGGGCTGGACAAGGTGGAAACCAGGGATTTTGAAATGAATTCGGCTGCCTCTTTCGATGCCGATGATCCGGATACCCTGCGTCGGTTGCGTAATGTTCCCGTCTGGGATAGAGATATTCTTGGCAGTGTATTCGAGGAACTTCAAGGTATACGGACATATTATTCATTTCCAAGTATTGATGTTGACCGCTATTGGGTAAACGGTGAATATCGGCAGGTCTATCTTGGCGCCAGAGAGATAAATAATTCAAAGCTACCCGAAGTCGCTCAAAATTGGATTAACACGCATCTTCAATATACCCACGGTCAGGGGGTCGCCATGATTCCGGCGGCCCAGGCTGGAGATGAACCAATGACCTGGTTTATCAAAGATATACCCCCTCAATCTCAATTTGGATTATCCAGCGATCAAACCGATATTTACTACGGACTGGAAGACAAGCCCTACGCAATCGTTCCAAACAGTGTCGGGGAGATCGGCTCCCCTGCCGGAGAGAGTGAGAATATAGTCCATTACAATGGAAGGGGCGGCATCGCGGTCAATTCACTTTTACGCAAAATTTTATTGGCGTACTATTTTAAAGATCGAGACATATTTTTTACGACCAAAACAAACAACCAGAGTAGAATACTGTTTCGAAGAAATATTACGGAACGAATTCTGCATATTACCCCCTTTTTTAAACTGGATCAGGATCCCTATATCGTTCACACACCAAAGGGACTCTTCTGGATACAGGACGCTTATACAACGGCATCCAATTACCCGATTGCATCCCCATACAAAGCCGAAGGATTCAATTATATCCGTAATGCGGTAAAAATAGTGGTTGATGCATATAATGGCAACGTCTCATATTATGAAGCCGATCCCAGCGATCCCATCATTAATGCTTACCGTAAAATGTATCCCGGAATGTTCAAACCAATATCCGAAATGCCGGCGTTTTTGAAACAACACATTCGGTATCCTCGTGATATTTTTACCATTCAAATGTCCATTTATGCGACCTATCACCAAACGAATCCGGAGCGATTCTTTAGACAGGAGGATAAATGGATGTTTTCCAAGATTGCTATAGGCCAAGAATTTTTTCCAGCGGTTCCTTATTACTTGACTTTAGATTTATTAGAACCTGGAAAAGATGAATTTTTCTTGTTTCTCCCCTTATCCCCATTTGGTCGGGATAATCTGCGGGCATTGATGTTTGCAGGAAACGACCTTGAAAATTATGGAAAAATATATGCTTACCGTTTTCCACGTAATCAACAGGTATATGGGCCGGCACAGGTCCATTCGCTGGTGAATCAGGATACCGTGATTTCAGAACAGTTCTCACTGTGGGATCAGCAAGGCTCCGAGTTGTTATTTGGAAAAATGATAATTGAACCGACGGGAGGCGCACCGCTCTATATCCAGCCGGTTTATCTCCAAGAGGAAGGGCCCTTAAAAATACCACAAATAAAGCGATTGATCATGTCTTTGGGAGAAGCCGTTGTGATGGCGCCGAGTCTTGAGGAAGCAGCTGTCAAATTAGAATATGAATTGCGTCGAAAATCCGATCGTTTTGAAAAAAAGGTACCGATCTCACCGCCCATCCAAATTGAAACGATACCGGCAGATGATATAAAAAAAGAAGAAGAAACAAAACCTGATCATTAG
- a CDS encoding SLC13 family permease gives MTALIIFLVSYLGIAMGRIPGLTVDRVGIAILGAIAMVAFGAVSPQEAVRCIDFPTLCLLYGLMIISAQLRLGGFYTAAAEKVLNFSDRPRLFLLVSMLLSAVLSALLANDIICFAMAPILAYSLKRAGLNPVPFLLGLAMSSNIGSASTLIGNPQNMLIGQVGRLSFQAFFLWAFIPSFISLVAAFGIIIIFYGQNLIVEKIEIMDENGLEWPQFDGWQTGKGIVAVTVLVGLYLTDIPRDLSTLTVAGSLLLSRKIKSREIMALVDWHLITLFCALFIIIHGITLANLPEQVLKFLSQKGFELTQPVFLTGVSVIVSNLFSNVPAVMLVIPCLSKTIPDPWYILALSSTFAGNLFLLGSIANLIVVEKALGHGVLISFKEHARIGIPVTILSLLVLVGWTFLI, from the coding sequence ATGACGGCACTGATTATTTTTCTTGTGAGTTATCTGGGAATTGCCATGGGACGAATCCCCGGACTGACCGTGGACAGGGTGGGCATTGCCATTCTGGGGGCCATCGCCATGGTTGCCTTCGGTGCGGTATCGCCCCAGGAGGCCGTACGTTGCATTGATTTTCCAACCCTGTGCCTTTTGTACGGGCTGATGATCATCTCTGCCCAGCTGCGTCTTGGCGGGTTTTACACAGCTGCCGCAGAAAAAGTCCTTAATTTCTCTGATCGCCCCCGTTTGTTTCTTCTGGTAAGCATGCTGCTTTCCGCCGTGCTGTCTGCTCTTCTTGCCAACGATATCATTTGCTTTGCCATGGCACCGATTCTGGCTTATTCTCTCAAACGGGCGGGATTGAATCCTGTTCCCTTTTTATTAGGCCTGGCCATGTCGAGCAATATTGGATCTGCATCCACACTGATCGGAAATCCCCAGAATATGCTCATCGGCCAGGTAGGGCGTCTCTCCTTTCAGGCTTTTTTTTTATGGGCGTTTATCCCTTCTTTTATTTCCCTGGTGGCCGCATTCGGCATAATTATAATTTTTTATGGTCAGAACCTGATCGTTGAAAAAATAGAGATCATGGATGAAAACGGCCTGGAATGGCCTCAATTTGATGGCTGGCAGACCGGAAAAGGGATTGTGGCAGTGACGGTGCTGGTGGGACTTTACCTGACTGATATCCCAAGGGATCTTTCCACCCTGACCGTGGCAGGGTCACTTCTGCTCAGCAGAAAGATAAAAAGCCGGGAAATCATGGCTCTGGTGGACTGGCACCTGATCACTTTGTTCTGCGCACTGTTTATTATCATTCACGGGATCACTCTGGCCAATCTCCCGGAACAGGTACTCAAATTTCTGTCCCAAAAAGGCTTTGAACTCACTCAACCCGTTTTTCTCACCGGTGTCTCTGTGATTGTGTCCAATCTTTTCAGCAATGTTCCAGCCGTGATGCTGGTGATTCCATGTTTGAGTAAGACGATTCCTGACCCCTGGTATATTCTGGCCCTTTCAAGCACTTTTGCCGGGAACCTTTTTCTTCTGGGCAGCATCGCGAACCTGATTGTGGTTGAAAAAGCTTTGGGTCATGGTGTCCTTATATCCTTCAAGGAACACGCCAGGATTGGTATCCCAGTGACCATTCTGTCTCTTCTGGTGCTGGTGGGATGGACATTTTTGATTTAA
- a CDS encoding type III PLP-dependent enzyme produces MFIQLEDYLPLETFKRIQAFSEDKETPFLVIDTDTVVRHLDDLTTYFPYASIYYAVKANPAVEILTIMRDKGVNFDIASIYELDRVLSLGISPDRISYGNTIKKSRDVRYFYEKGVRLYATDSEADIRNIAKAAPGSKIYVRILSEGSRTADWPLSRKFGCQPDMAMDLIILAKNLGLVPYGISFHVGSQQRDIGAWDGVLGKVKVIFERLHEEENITLEMINLGGGFPANYLSKANNLYVYAQEITRFLNEGFGEDLPTIILEPGRSVMGNAGVLVSEVVLISRKSRTALNRWVYTDVGKFSGLIETMNEAIKYPIYSGRKGELEEVIIAGPTCDSADILYEDFKYKLPLNLSISDRLYWLSTGAYTSTYSAIEFNGFPPLKTYFI; encoded by the coding sequence ATGTTCATACAACTTGAAGATTATCTCCCCCTGGAAACTTTTAAAAGAATTCAGGCCTTTTCCGAGGACAAGGAGACTCCTTTTCTCGTAATTGATACGGATACGGTGGTCAGACATCTTGATGATCTGACAACCTATTTTCCCTATGCGAGCATCTATTATGCCGTAAAAGCAAACCCCGCGGTTGAGATTTTGACCATCATGCGGGATAAAGGCGTTAATTTTGATATTGCATCCATCTATGAGTTGGACCGCGTTCTGTCTCTGGGCATAAGCCCTGACAGGATCAGTTACGGCAACACCATCAAAAAAAGTCGGGATGTCCGGTATTTCTATGAAAAGGGTGTCCGGTTGTATGCTACAGATTCAGAAGCCGACATTCGCAATATCGCCAAGGCCGCTCCAGGCTCCAAAATCTATGTCCGGATATTATCCGAAGGAAGCCGTACGGCAGACTGGCCGCTATCCAGAAAATTCGGCTGCCAGCCCGACATGGCCATGGACCTGATTATTCTGGCAAAAAACCTTGGTCTGGTCCCCTATGGCATCTCTTTTCATGTGGGATCCCAGCAACGTGATATTGGTGCCTGGGACGGGGTGCTTGGCAAAGTAAAGGTGATTTTTGAAAGACTTCATGAAGAGGAGAATATTACCCTTGAGATGATAAATCTGGGTGGTGGATTCCCGGCCAATTATCTGTCAAAGGCCAATAATCTTTATGTCTATGCCCAGGAGATCACCCGATTTCTCAATGAGGGCTTTGGTGAAGATCTGCCCACCATAATCCTTGAGCCCGGCCGGTCCGTGATGGGCAATGCAGGGGTGCTGGTCAGCGAGGTCGTATTGATTTCAAGAAAATCCAGAACCGCCCTTAACCGCTGGGTTTATACGGATGTGGGAAAATTTTCCGGATTAATTGAAACCATGAACGAAGCCATTAAATACCCCATCTACTCAGGACGAAAAGGAGAGCTTGAGGAAGTTATTATTGCCGGCCCCACCTGTGACAGCGCAGATATTTTATATGAAGACTTCAAATACAAACTCCCTTTGAATCTGTCCATCAGCGACCGGCTTTACTGGCTGTCCACGGGAGCATATACCAGCACCTACAGCGCAATAGAGTTTAACGGATTTCCTCCATTAAAAACATATTTCATATAA
- a CDS encoding Na/Pi cotransporter family protein codes for MFGMQLLEISVKDLSGKAFRRIIRNYTNTRFKAIAGGTLVTAVLQSSSAVSLMVLAFVGAGVMSMENAIGVILGSNIGTTLTAWIVATLGFKVKIEVFALPFIGVAAFGLILFKPGSRPAHLTRLLVGFGFLFLGLDYMKISVEVFAKGFDPSHLHNLPLWGCLFIGTVMTALMQASAATIAITLAALNSGLMTFEMGAAMVIGANIGTTITILLGAAGGAPPKKRVAVAHLVFNFITGITTFAGLPLMVRAVKLFVDVSTNGPVGLALFHSLFNLTGVLLFVPFVSFFTRLLVKFLPEHRKNISVYLANTPAEETEAACVAMKNEVIHMLQECQLYALRTLALDEQLVFDDRLPFEKTERKPLTGKELFTQIGRLHSAVVAYYSRIQTQTMDESRTRDLDQIILASRNIMNAAKNFEEIRPILDEFEVSESAFLNRQYGRFRKRLLNFLTEICTITPQQDPKLIHQTILATFKKIEADDNLFIQETVKASAEDASGDLDLSGLLLSNRLFTQASRMLIFSVKDLFLTQKQAQAFDKEITN; via the coding sequence ATGTTTGGTATGCAGCTTCTGGAAATATCTGTAAAGGATTTAAGCGGAAAAGCATTCCGCAGGATAATCCGGAACTATACCAATACCCGGTTCAAAGCTATTGCCGGCGGCACCTTGGTAACGGCTGTTTTGCAGAGCAGTTCTGCGGTCTCGTTGATGGTGCTGGCCTTTGTGGGGGCCGGCGTTATGAGCATGGAAAATGCCATCGGTGTTATTTTAGGTTCCAATATCGGAACCACCCTCACCGCCTGGATTGTGGCCACCCTTGGGTTCAAAGTCAAAATTGAGGTCTTTGCCCTGCCGTTTATCGGCGTTGCCGCTTTTGGATTGATCCTTTTTAAGCCGGGGAGTCGGCCGGCCCATTTAACGCGGCTTCTGGTGGGTTTTGGCTTTCTATTCCTGGGACTGGACTACATGAAAATCAGTGTAGAGGTCTTTGCCAAGGGATTTGATCCGTCACATCTGCACAATCTTCCGCTTTGGGGCTGCCTTTTCATCGGGACTGTCATGACCGCCCTGATGCAGGCCAGCGCCGCTACCATCGCCATCACCCTGGCCGCGCTGAACAGCGGCCTGATGACCTTTGAGATGGGTGCGGCCATGGTCATCGGGGCCAATATCGGCACCACCATTACCATTCTTTTAGGCGCGGCCGGAGGCGCACCTCCCAAAAAACGTGTGGCGGTCGCCCATCTGGTGTTCAACTTTATCACGGGCATCACCACCTTTGCCGGTCTGCCCCTGATGGTCAGGGCCGTCAAATTGTTTGTGGATGTTTCCACCAACGGGCCGGTGGGCCTGGCGCTGTTCCACTCCTTGTTCAATCTCACAGGGGTTTTGTTATTTGTCCCCTTTGTATCTTTCTTCACCCGGCTGCTTGTCAAATTTCTGCCTGAACACAGAAAAAATATCAGTGTTTACCTGGCCAATACCCCTGCCGAAGAGACGGAAGCCGCTTGCGTGGCCATGAAAAACGAAGTGATCCACATGTTGCAGGAGTGCCAGCTGTATGCCTTACGGACACTTGCACTGGATGAACAACTGGTGTTTGACGACAGGCTGCCCTTTGAAAAAACCGAGCGTAAACCGTTAACGGGAAAAGAGCTTTTTACCCAGATCGGACGGCTTCACTCCGCTGTGGTGGCCTATTACTCCAGGATCCAAACCCAGACCATGGATGAATCCAGAACAAGGGATCTTGACCAGATTATCCTGGCCTCCAGAAACATCATGAATGCGGCCAAGAACTTTGAAGAAATCCGTCCCATCCTGGATGAATTCGAGGTGTCGGAGTCCGCTTTTTTAAATCGCCAGTACGGACGTTTCAGAAAGCGGCTGCTCAACTTTCTGACAGAAATCTGCACAATAACCCCACAGCAGGATCCAAAGCTGATCCACCAGACAATCCTGGCGACCTTTAAAAAGATTGAGGCTGACGACAATCTTTTTATCCAGGAGACGGTCAAGGCCTCTGCCGAAGACGCATCCGGCGACCTGGACCTGTCGGGCCTTCTTCTGTCCAACCGGTTGTTCACCCAGGCAAGCCGGATGCTCATCTTCAGCGTGAAAGACCTGTTTCTGACACAGAAACAGGCCCAGGCCTTTGATAAAGAGATTACCAATTAA